Genomic window (Drosophila sulfurigaster albostrigata strain 15112-1811.04 chromosome 2R, ASM2355843v2, whole genome shotgun sequence):
aaaaaatattCGGCAAATTAACAttgacaaataataataataaaaataagcgaCCATATGTTATGTACGATCTGATCCTTTGATATGCCGCATGACTTGCACAGTGCAGTTGAGTAAAAGACAGCGTTGTGTAATCTTATAACTTTACAGCCAAGTTCTTATATTTCCACGATTGAAATGCTCATTTTGCGAATGTTCAGTTAcacttttaactttaacttaagTTATGCTAACAAGCAACGGGAAACATTCTAGGACACAcaaggtttttttttgcgggtTCTCAGCTCTGCAAGGaatgcatatattatattagttaggtataatattcaataataatcattGATTTACACTCACACTATCAAAACATAGAAATATAAGGGATACTACGCTGCAAATTGGGGCCGGgggctgcttttgtttttgcttagcTTATAAAGGGATACGACTAtaacgttgctgttgccttacTCCTTCTTGGGCACACTGAGTTCCCAGAAGAGCTTGCCCATGCCACCAATGCCGACGAGAGCCAGCGCCATGGTGATGCGGTACAGCACATTGTCGACAGCGGATCCCTTCAAGAAGACGGGCTTGCCATCTTTCTTCTGGAAATGCTCCTGCACCTTGCGGATCTCAAAGTAACCCTTCTCGATCTGATCCTTGCTGGTGGCGGTGGCACGACGGGTGGTAGCAGTGCTGAAGCTGCGGACAACGGCCTGCGataacaaaaagcaaatgtgCGGTTAGTTTTGGGGACTCCAGCAACTTACGTAATTGAATGCATCATTATTATGCTTCCTGGAAAAGTAACATGGATAAATTGTCCATGCTACTTTCCGTAATGCATAAATGTCTGTTAATTGCACTTACTCTGGACAAGTTCATCattttgctaaataaatattttatttttagtcgCTGAAATGCAAAAGTTCACAGGCTGAAGCGAAAAATTCACGGGCCCCAGGTTATGACAGCTGTTTGACGTCTATGGAGAACGGCGTTGCCACCTTgttacaaatataccacactTAAAACTTTGCGAGTCAcacaaaattatttagaaCTAAGACAAGCaagctttttattaattaaatgttcttatttcattaaattcagtaataaaaaaagaatttttttttctttggttaGTGCAAAAAATCGATATCAAGAACATCGATAGTGTCAAGCCTCCGAAATTTGCTATTCACACAAAAGCGTTCGCGGTATTCACAGTaaacatttattgttattttatatttgccgCAGCTGGCTGTCAACCAACTGctgtatttacatttatttataatattaaggAGTCAAGAAATAGTTCAGCTGCATAATGGGCTTTCTAACAGTATTGAAAAAGATGCGTCAAAAGGAAAAAGAGATGCGTATACTCCTACTGTAAGTTTGTTTGGTTGTCAATTGCCAAATGTGATTCATGctctttatgttttttttagtgGCCTGGACAATGCAGGCAAAACAACGATTCTAAAGCGCTTTAACGGCGAACCCATAGACACAATCTCACCCACTCTGGGATTTAACATTAAGACACTGGAACACAATGGCTACACACTCAATATGTGGGACGTGGGCGGCCAGAAATCATTGCGATCCTATTGGCGCAACTACTTTGAGTGCACAGATGGTTTAGTTTGGGTTGTGGACAGTGCAGATCGAATGCGTCTAGAGAGTTGTAAACAGGAACTGCAAGTACTATTGCAAGAGGAGCGCTTGGCCGGGGCCACATTGTTAGTATTGTGCAATAAACAGGATTTGCCCGGCGCCTTAAATTCCACAGAAATCAAAGAGGTAATCTTAAACTATAggaaattttaaacatttattaactTCTTATGGCTTACAGATATTGTGTTTAGATGACATCACAACGCATCATTGGCTGGTCGCTGGAGTAAGCGCTGTCACAGGCGAAAAGCTACTGAGTTCCATGGATTGGCTAATCGATGATATTGCCAAGCGAATATTTACCCTAGATTAGATTTGCGTACTTCCCCAGCATATACATTCTATACATCTACAGAAGCAAAGCCTAGCACATTAACAGGATTAACTTAAAGTTTACTTTTCaagcaaatacattttgtataacTTAGCATCCTTTTCGTTTGCGAACTGTGGCTTAAAGTTAACTTTGTGGACAGCAGTGAAGCCTTCATCTAGACTGGGCGTTTGATACTTTTTCTTCATCATGTTGAAAACCATGTCGTTGATGGACGAATGTCCAGTGTCCTGTAGCTCTCGGAAAACAATATTATGCTTCGCCTGCGTCGGCGTCACATTCATAACGAAGCAACGGCAAGGGATTTTGGATTCGTGCGCTAGCGTTACAAATTTTTTACGCGATGCCGCATCCACATTGGTATTGTCCACCACACAAGACTTTCCTGATTTTAGGGCGCGCTGGCAGGCTGTTAGACAGGCTTGGGTGCTGCCCAAAGTGTCGGCATTGGCAATCACATAACCTTTAGTAGCCAGCACGTCGGCACAAAAGTGGCTCTTTCCCGAACCCGGCAATCCAACCACAATAATCATTTCGCATTTCTTCGTGTCAAATTCCACATCACTTGGCTCAAACTGAGGAATGTCCACGTCGACGGTGCTGGGTTCAAAATCAGGCTTGTTCCATTCTTCTATGCGCCTGTTGAGAAAATGAACCTCGGGCGTGTAGAAAGATAGGCCAATGTTGGCAGCAAACAGGCGATCAGCCAGCGAATGATCCTTGCGTTGCTTCGTGACACCTTTGCCGGTTTCCGGCCTACCAGCAGCATCGCCTACGAAGAAACAACGCTCTTCCTTCACAGCAACATTGTCGTTCATTTCCTGTTTTAAGTGCTCCCACATGCCAGGCAACGGTTTGCGATAATACCCATTGCCTATGGCTACGAAGACCTGAATAGGCACATTCAACTTCTTAACTATATTCTTGACTTTCACTTTGAACTCATCCAGATTAACGGTACCGCGCGCAATGCCCGCTTGATTTGTAAAGAAGCAAATTTTGAAGCCATCCTTATGCAGTCGCTGCAGTTTCTCGGGCACTTCAGGGTAGATGATTCTCCAGTCGTCAGTGTTCTTGGGAAATACTTTGCCGGACTTGGTAGTGATGATGGTGCCGTCCATGTCGTAGCCGGCAATTTTGTGGGACGCCCTCAAGCCGGCGCTACTAAAGATTACCAATTTGCCATTAGCCACTGAATCCCAGTGCTCTTGATCACTGGCAATTGGAAGGCTGCTCTCCATGTCCACGTCTGTGCTATTTTCTTGTTCTTCGTTTGGGGCTGGTTTGAAGTGCACTTCATATGGATGTCGGCCGTAAACAATTTCTATAAGATCACCATGCTTCAGTTCACGTTCTGTGTCCTGCATGGCCATGACACCGTTGATACCGCAAGGGTTGATACCTAACACTTTAAGCTGTATACTTCCGTGTTGCAGATTAACTTGCAGCTGTAGTTGTCGCTTCGAGCAGCGGGAATCTCTGATGCCGGTTTCCTTGCTGCGTCCAATAATATTCTCACCGTTCGTCAATTGTATGGCACTGTGCTCAGCCTCCACGGGCCTCAATGTGCAGATACGCGATAAAGCCTCTTTACTAGATTTGGCCGCTGAGCGATTGAGGTACTTTGCCAAGGACAtactcaataaatatttaaataatcaataaatttcaagGAAGAAACAACTGATTCAAAACTGATGAATTTGCAGTGCGaccgcaaattaaatttttaaatataccatatttcaaaaatataccaattgcgCAATTCGCATTTGTACATATCGAGATGGCTGTTTGCTTATCGgatttgttttcattactACTATTGGAAAAAAATGcagttcaatttcaatatcaatCGTGTAGcatatttccatttaataacaattaaacaCGAAACGCATAATAACCGTTACAGTATTTCGAAATGTATTCTCTTGATTCTTATTGGACAAATGAAGTTATCGCAATCATAGCTTATcgaatttgaaaatatgaaaataatggCAGTTATGgttttaaatatcattttattctTCAACTCGACAGGCTGTAAACGTAGTTTATTCATTCTAAAAACTTTTTGCTACTCGAACACTATAAATTTTCTTCTGCTgaaaatttatacaataaaatgcaGAGGACTTTGATTTCCAAATTTTGTGTAAGCACTGCAATCAATTGATTTTCTCGTTAATAATTCGATTTCGTTTTTGTAGCCACTACTGTGCGACATTAGTCGATGCGGCAGCATAGCTTCTCCAATGCTTGTTGCGTCCCGTTCGTTTCAGGCGTCTCCACATCTAAAGCAACAGATGGCACCTGGAAAATTGACTCCTAAGATGGCAAAGTTGCAAAAGAAATTCCAGACGGACAATGGCACCCCAGTGTTCCTAAAAGGAGGTATTGCGGATGGCGTCCTCTACAGATTTACACTATTCCTTTGTGTACTGGGCACCATTGGCGATGTATGGCTTTGGCTTGGCTATATAATCGCCTAGAGAATTCATTATGGTTGAATGACATTTAATACAAGTTTACGAAGTTcaacgtgttttttttttgttttaacatATCATTTATGCagcatttcattcattataCACACAATAAATACGACATTAGCATGATATTGTCTTTGggatcattttatttcaaaaaactttaaaaaatacattttatatttttgggaGCAAAGTCAAAGGGTTATCATTGGGGTTTTATGCTCTCTTCGTCCATTTTATCTATGACCTGTTTTAGGCAGTCCTTTGTCGATGTCTTTTCCAGGTCGCAAACACGAGTCAGATCCATAGTGGCAATCTGCTCGATCATCTCCTTAATTTTCTCCTGCTTAATGATGGATTTCACAGATTGACGGATGCCAGTGCGTTGCCCAGCATTCGGTTTATGCTGTTCGgccgaatcgttttcgatatGTCGCCCTTTGGCTCTGAAGTGCTGTTCGATAATCTTTCgtaattttagtttagttgcGGCACGGGATTTGTGAGTTGTTTGCTTGAGAGCAAGATTGCGCAATTCCTGGAAATTTATTTCCTTAGCCACTTCTATTGGATCTGCGTTAACTTCCAAAGAAAATTCTTCCACAGTGGCAACTatgccatcatcatcgtcaatCTCCAACTCCTGCTGTGGTTCAACACTGGAAACTTGCTCAGAAGgttcaattgaatttact
Coding sequences:
- the LOC133837984 gene encoding uncharacterized protein F21D5.5, translating into MSLAKYLNRSAAKSSKEALSRICTLRPVEAEHSAIQLTNGENIIGRSKETGIRDSRCSKRQLQLQVNLQHGSIQLKVLGINPCGINGVMAMQDTERELKHGDLIEIVYGRHPYEVHFKPAPNEEQENSTDVDMESSLPIASDQEHWDSVANGKLVIFSSAGLRASHKIAGYDMDGTIITTKSGKVFPKNTDDWRIIYPEVPEKLQRLHKDGFKICFFTNQAGIARGTVNLDEFKVKVKNIVKKLNVPIQVFVAIGNGYYRKPLPGMWEHLKQEMNDNVAVKEERCFFVGDAAGRPETGKGVTKQRKDHSLADRLFAANIGLSFYTPEVHFLNRRIEEWNKPDFEPSTVDVDIPQFEPSDVEFDTKKCEMIIVVGLPGSGKSHFCADVLATKGYVIANADTLGSTQACLTACQRALKSGKSCVVDNTNVDAASRKKFVTLAHESKIPCRCFVMNVTPTQAKHNIVFRELQDTGHSSINDMVFNMMKKKYQTPSLDEGFTAVHKVNFKPQFANEKDAKLYKMYLLEK
- the LOC133837994 gene encoding cytochrome c oxidase subunit 7A, mitochondrial, giving the protein MMNLSRAVVRSFSTATTRRATATSKDQIEKGYFEIRKVQEHFQKKDGKPVFLKGSAVDNVLYRITMALALVGIGGMGKLFWELSVPKKE
- the LOC133837993 gene encoding cytochrome c oxidase subunit 7A1, mitochondrial; the encoded protein is MQRTLISKFCPLLCDISRCGSIASPMLVASRSFQASPHLKQQMAPGKLTPKMAKLQKKFQTDNGTPVFLKGGIADGVLYRFTLFLCVLGTIGDVWLWLGYIIA
- the LOC133837991 gene encoding ADP-ribosylation factor-like protein 2 — encoded protein: MGFLTVLKKMRQKEKEMRILLLGLDNAGKTTILKRFNGEPIDTISPTLGFNIKTLEHNGYTLNMWDVGGQKSLRSYWRNYFECTDGLVWVVDSADRMRLESCKQELQVLLQEERLAGATLLVLCNKQDLPGALNSTEIKEILCLDDITTHHWLVAGVSAVTGEKLLSSMDWLIDDIAKRIFTLD